From a region of the Calypte anna isolate BGI_N300 chromosome 4, bCalAnn1_v1.p, whole genome shotgun sequence genome:
- the YIPF6 gene encoding protein YIPF6, translated as MAAAEGLGASDPLFAGLADVSISEEIPVEGQITVPVGSHSPDEDGSTLDEPVRETIMRDLKAVGKKFVHVLYPRKSSTLLRDWDLWGPLVLCVSLALMLQGGSADSKDDGGPQFAEVFVIIWFGAVVITLNSKLLGGTISFFQSLCVLGYCVLPLTVGMLVCRLVLLAGSGTISFIIRLVVVLAMFAWSTLASTAFLADSQPPNRKALVVYPIFLFYFVISWMILTFTPQ; from the exons atggcggcggcggaGGGACTGGGGGCCTCGGACCCGTTG TTCGCAGGGCTGGCGGATGTGTCCATTTCTGAGGAGATCCCGGTGGAAGGACAGATCACTGTCCCCGTGGGCTCCCACTCTCCCGATGAAGACGGCTCCACGCTGGACGAGCCCGTGCGGGAAACCATC aTGAGAGACCTGAAGGCTGTTGGGAAGAAGTTTGTCCACGTCCTGTACCCCAGGAAGAGCAGCACACTCCTCAGGGACT GGGATCTTTGGGGCCCTTTGGTGCTTTGTGTCTCACTTGCTCT gatgctgcagggtgGCTCAGCAGACAGCAAGGACGACGGAGGGCCCCAGTTTGCTGAGGTCTTTGTCATCATCTGGTTCGGGGCCGTGGTCATCACACTCAATTCCAAGCTCCTGGGGGGCACCAT ATCTTTTTTCCAGAGCCTGTGTGTGCTGGGGTACTGCGTGCTGCCTCTGACAGTGGGGATGCTGGTGTgcaggctggtgctgctggcaggctcTGGCACCATCAGCTTCATCATCCGACTCGTGGTGGTGCTGGCCATGTTTGCATGGTCAACCCTGG catccacagctttcctggcaGACAGCCAGCCCCCCAACCGCAAGGCCCTGGTCGTGTACCCCATCTTCCTCTTCTACTTTGTCATCAGCTGGATGATCCTCACCTTCACCCCCCAGTGA